The Chitinophaga sp. H8 genome contains a region encoding:
- a CDS encoding DUF3820 family protein — protein MEPAMPNPELLKDLVTMKMPFGKYKGALLCDLPESYLVWFSQQGYPKGKLGMLLQTMYEIRLNGLGGLLTPLKGK, from the coding sequence ATGGAACCTGCTATGCCCAATCCGGAACTGCTAAAAGATCTTGTGACAATGAAAATGCCTTTCGGAAAATATAAAGGCGCCTTACTCTGTGACCTGCCGGAAAGCTACCTGGTGTGGTTCAGCCAGCAAGGTTATCCCAAAGGCAAACTGGGGATGTTACTGCAAACTATGTATGAAATCCGGCTGAATGGATTGGGAGGTTTGCTAACCCCGCTGAAAGGAAAGTAA
- a CDS encoding TonB-dependent receptor, translated as MRRILPALLLLLSASAIAQNGSVKGKVTANGAPVPYANIILSNTTLGASSGRQGAFEVKNIPPGNYELVVSAIGFQTSTLKLKITADQQVTVAVAMNETFAALNEVVVTGTRTSRRRLESPVAVNILDSRTFNITQSNTLSDGLCFQPGLRMETDCQTCNYSQLRMNGMGGAYSQILINSRPVFSSLMSLYGLEQIPSNMIDRVEVVKGGGSVLYGSSAIAGTVNIITKEPKKSSFTVSNNTSLVDGKVPDNFINANVTVVNEDQNAGVSFFASHRNRDAYDANGDGYSEMPKLTNNSFGFNAFLKFDPRNKLELNGWSINEERRGGNKIDEQADKADQSEYRLHNILVGGFNYEHRFRNENTSFSIYGSAQNTKRNHYTGMDHVDGWGKTKNHSFQGGIQVNHTLNDFLGGKNTLTTGIEEQYEYTFDEIKAYDYLIDQKVNLAGAFLQSDWEVTPSFTVLSGLRVNKSNRVKEAIVTPRLSMLYKLGTTTQFRASYARGFKAPQALETDMHMAFANGGVSVIRVSPDLIAETSNSFNASADFNKANEKLIYGFTLDGFYTRLNNVFILEETGTDENGNQQLIRKNGGIATVKGVTLEGRLNYSQRFQLETGVTLQKSVYGDPVAWSTELPGSTKYLRTPEVYGFYTLTILPQSRFNAALSGVLTGPMDIPHFAGAPGIDKDLVKRTSAFLETNLKLSYQFTLKSIGQDLQFNAGIQNIFNQYQDDFDTGKNRDSNYIYGPGRPRTFFFGFKFGLM; from the coding sequence ATGAGGAGAATATTACCAGCACTACTATTATTACTGTCAGCTTCGGCTATTGCTCAAAACGGATCCGTGAAAGGAAAGGTAACGGCAAACGGAGCGCCGGTGCCTTATGCCAATATCATTTTGTCCAACACTACCTTAGGTGCTTCGTCCGGCAGGCAAGGGGCTTTTGAAGTGAAAAATATCCCACCAGGCAATTATGAGCTGGTGGTATCCGCGATCGGTTTTCAAACCAGTACTTTAAAATTAAAGATCACTGCAGATCAGCAGGTCACTGTAGCGGTAGCGATGAACGAAACGTTTGCTGCCCTGAATGAAGTGGTGGTAACGGGTACCCGTACCAGCCGTCGCCGGCTGGAAAGTCCGGTGGCGGTTAATATCCTGGATAGCCGTACGTTTAACATCACGCAGTCTAATACGCTATCGGACGGATTATGCTTTCAGCCAGGTCTTCGTATGGAAACTGATTGCCAGACCTGCAACTACTCCCAATTGCGGATGAACGGCATGGGCGGCGCTTATTCCCAGATCCTGATCAACAGCAGGCCCGTTTTTTCTTCGCTCATGAGCTTATACGGACTGGAACAGATCCCCAGCAATATGATCGATCGTGTGGAAGTGGTAAAAGGTGGAGGCTCCGTATTATACGGTTCATCTGCTATTGCAGGTACGGTGAATATTATCACAAAAGAGCCAAAGAAAAGCTCCTTTACGGTGTCTAATAATACATCCCTGGTGGATGGTAAAGTGCCGGACAATTTTATCAATGCCAACGTAACCGTGGTAAATGAAGATCAGAATGCAGGGGTATCCTTTTTTGCTTCCCACCGCAACCGGGATGCTTATGATGCTAACGGCGATGGGTATTCAGAAATGCCTAAGCTTACTAACAATTCCTTCGGTTTTAACGCCTTCCTGAAATTTGATCCCCGCAATAAGCTGGAACTAAACGGATGGAGCATCAATGAAGAACGCCGGGGTGGTAATAAGATAGATGAACAGGCCGATAAGGCAGACCAGTCTGAATATCGCCTGCATAATATCCTCGTGGGCGGATTTAATTATGAACACCGGTTCCGTAATGAAAATACTTCCTTCAGTATATATGGCTCGGCTCAAAACACTAAAAGGAATCACTATACCGGGATGGACCACGTAGATGGCTGGGGCAAAACCAAAAATCATTCTTTCCAGGGAGGCATACAGGTAAACCATACCCTGAATGATTTTCTGGGAGGTAAAAACACCCTGACCACCGGTATAGAAGAACAATATGAATACACGTTTGATGAGATCAAAGCATACGATTATCTCATTGATCAGAAAGTAAACCTGGCAGGCGCTTTTCTGCAAAGCGACTGGGAGGTAACCCCCAGCTTCACGGTATTGTCCGGGCTCCGGGTCAATAAGTCGAACCGGGTAAAGGAAGCTATTGTAACACCACGCTTGAGCATGCTCTACAAACTGGGCACTACTACCCAGTTCCGTGCTTCTTATGCCAGGGGCTTTAAGGCGCCACAGGCACTGGAAACAGATATGCACATGGCTTTTGCCAACGGTGGAGTATCTGTGATCCGTGTTTCTCCCGATCTGATTGCTGAAACATCTAATAGTTTTAATGCTTCGGCAGACTTTAACAAGGCTAATGAAAAGCTGATTTATGGTTTTACCCTGGATGGTTTTTACACCCGCCTGAACAATGTATTTATACTGGAAGAAACTGGTACGGATGAAAATGGTAATCAGCAGCTGATCCGCAAAAATGGTGGTATTGCTACCGTAAAAGGAGTAACCCTGGAAGGACGCCTGAATTACAGCCAGCGTTTTCAGTTAGAAACCGGGGTTACCCTGCAAAAATCGGTATATGGAGACCCCGTAGCCTGGTCTACCGAGTTGCCGGGTAGTACCAAATACCTGCGCACTCCGGAAGTATATGGTTTTTATACGCTCACCATTTTACCACAAAGCCGTTTTAATGCCGCCCTGTCGGGTGTGCTTACCGGTCCGATGGATATCCCGCACTTTGCCGGTGCCCCTGGAATAGATAAAGACCTGGTGAAAAGGACATCCGCCTTCCTGGAAACAAATCTGAAATTATCTTACCAGTTTACCCTGAAAAGCATTGGCCAGGATCTCCAGTTCAATGCAGGTATACAAAATATCTTCAATCAATACCAGGATGATTTTGACACCGGTAAAAACCGGGATAGTAACTACATCTATGGTCCCGGTCGCCCGAGAACCTTCTTCTTTGGATTCAAATTTGGGTTAATGTAA
- a CDS encoding flotillin family protein: MDYILIAIVVAVVFVFAILYSLFKRYKRCPSDSILVVYGKVGKGPDGSHSARCIHGGAAFIWPVIQDYSFIDLTPISIEVNLTNALSRQNIRVDVPSRFMVAISTEPGVMTNAAERLLGLQRPQIHDLAKDIIFGQLRLVVATMDIEEINSNRDKFLANVASNVEAEIKKIGMKLINVNVTDIKDESGYIEALGKEAAAKAINEAKKSVAEQEKMGEIGKAEADREKDITIQTTLKNRDVSIAETQKDRDTQIAEANKDKAILIAAANRDEAIGRAEAERDTRIKASEANALAVQGENIARIQVANSESERREKEAEASKRAVAAEKIQSAKALEESYVAEQKAEQARAEKERASQNANIVVSAEIQKQKAIIEAQAEAEKIRERAKGEADAIFAKMEAEAKGMFEILTKQAEGLDRIVKAAGDNAKDAVLLLVADKLPELVKMQTEAIKNIKIDKVTVWEGGGANGQNGHSSTANFISGLYKSVPPLQDMFNMAGMDLPAFMGTKKENAAEAAETTTVTTVE; the protein is encoded by the coding sequence ATGGATTATATTTTAATTGCTATTGTAGTAGCCGTTGTTTTTGTATTTGCAATCCTGTATTCTTTATTCAAGCGATACAAGCGTTGCCCTTCAGACAGTATCCTGGTGGTATATGGTAAAGTGGGCAAAGGCCCCGATGGTTCCCATAGTGCCCGTTGTATCCACGGAGGAGCTGCATTTATCTGGCCGGTGATCCAGGATTATTCTTTCATTGACCTGACACCTATCTCCATTGAAGTCAACCTGACCAATGCGTTGAGCCGTCAGAATATCCGTGTGGATGTACCTTCCCGTTTTATGGTGGCTATTTCTACAGAGCCGGGTGTGATGACCAATGCGGCAGAGCGCTTGCTGGGATTGCAACGCCCGCAGATACACGACCTTGCGAAAGACATTATTTTCGGACAGCTCCGCCTGGTGGTGGCTACCATGGATATTGAAGAGATCAACAGTAACCGGGATAAGTTCCTGGCCAATGTAGCTTCCAATGTGGAGGCCGAGATCAAGAAGATCGGTATGAAGCTGATCAACGTGAATGTGACGGATATTAAGGACGAATCTGGGTATATTGAGGCGTTGGGTAAGGAAGCTGCTGCCAAGGCGATTAACGAGGCTAAAAAGAGCGTTGCCGAGCAGGAAAAAATGGGGGAGATCGGAAAAGCAGAAGCCGACCGGGAAAAAGATATCACGATCCAGACTACCCTCAAAAACAGGGATGTCAGTATTGCTGAAACACAGAAAGACCGCGATACCCAGATTGCGGAAGCGAATAAAGACAAAGCCATTCTGATTGCAGCGGCCAACCGGGATGAGGCTATTGGTAGGGCAGAAGCGGAAAGGGATACCCGTATCAAGGCTTCTGAAGCAAATGCATTGGCAGTACAGGGAGAAAACATCGCCCGTATCCAGGTGGCCAATTCTGAGTCTGAACGCCGGGAAAAAGAAGCGGAAGCCAGCAAGCGTGCGGTAGCGGCCGAAAAGATCCAGTCGGCCAAAGCGCTGGAAGAATCCTATGTGGCAGAACAGAAGGCGGAACAGGCCCGTGCTGAAAAAGAAAGAGCTTCCCAAAACGCCAACATCGTAGTAAGTGCAGAAATCCAAAAGCAAAAAGCCATCATCGAAGCACAGGCAGAAGCAGAGAAGATCCGTGAAAGAGCCAAAGGGGAGGCGGATGCGATCTTCGCCAAAATGGAAGCGGAAGCAAAGGGTATGTTTGAAATCCTGACCAAGCAAGCGGAAGGGTTGGACCGTATCGTGAAAGCGGCGGGTGACAATGCTAAAGATGCGGTACTGCTGTTGGTAGCCGACAAGCTGCCTGAACTGGTGAAAATGCAGACAGAAGCCATCAAGAATATCAAGATCGATAAGGTAACCGTTTGGGAAGGCGGTGGGGCTAATGGTCAGAATGGCCACTCCTCTACAGCTAATTTTATCTCAGGCTTGTATAAGTCGGTGCCACCTTTACAGGATATGTTCAATATGGCGGGGATGGACCTGCCTGCTTTTATGGGTACTAAAAAGGAAAATGCAGCAGAGGCTGCTGAGACCACCACGGTGACAACAGTGGAATAA
- a CDS encoding purple acid phosphatase family protein, with the protein MKRTLSLSMLTLSLALLALAVNAQEKKPERKPTVVASLLRGPYLQVATSNSIVIRWRTNTLTRSVVAYGTAADNLDMVAEDSTLTFEHKVKLTGLTPRTRYYYSIGGGYADTLQTGADNYFVTLPVPGTPGSYRIGVFGDCGNNSTNQRSVRDQVEKYLGEDKLMDSWILLGDNAYSNGTDPEYQEKFFNIYKDNFLKKYPVFPAPGNHDYNDLYRFKSSAQSTHDVAYYQNFSMPTEGEAGGVPSHNQAFYSFDIGNIHFLSLDSYGKEDQATRLYDTTGAQVQWIKKDLETFNKKGKGWVIAYWHHPPYTMGSHNSDKEYELVKIRENFIKILERNGVDLILCGHSHLYERSKLMQGHYGMEETFDSAKHVLNHSTALYDGSKNACPYIKDPVTNLGTVYVVTGSAGASGGKQATYPHNAMYYSNYTIGGASMLEVDDNRLDFKWICADGEIRDHFVMMKGVNKKNTIRLKKGQSVTLTASFTGKYKWSQKGATGKSIQVTPKVGKTIYEVSDPYSCVKDVFEVVVTK; encoded by the coding sequence ATGAAGAGAACATTATCCTTAAGTATGCTTACGCTAAGCTTAGCCCTCCTGGCCCTAGCCGTGAATGCACAGGAAAAGAAACCAGAGCGCAAGCCCACCGTCGTAGCCAGCCTGTTAAGAGGTCCTTATCTGCAGGTAGCTACCAGCAACAGCATTGTGATCCGCTGGAGGACCAATACCCTCACCAGAAGTGTGGTTGCCTATGGTACAGCCGCAGACAACCTGGATATGGTAGCAGAAGACTCTACCCTTACTTTTGAGCATAAGGTAAAACTAACCGGCCTCACCCCACGTACCAGGTATTATTATTCCATTGGTGGCGGATATGCCGACACGCTTCAAACCGGTGCAGATAATTATTTTGTAACTCTTCCAGTTCCAGGTACACCAGGCAGCTACCGCATCGGGGTATTTGGGGATTGTGGTAACAACTCCACCAACCAGCGGAGTGTACGTGACCAGGTAGAAAAATACCTGGGGGAAGATAAACTAATGGACTCCTGGATATTGCTGGGTGATAATGCTTATAGCAATGGTACCGATCCTGAATACCAGGAGAAGTTTTTCAATATCTACAAGGATAACTTTCTGAAGAAATATCCTGTATTTCCTGCACCGGGTAATCATGATTACAATGACCTGTACCGGTTCAAATCCTCTGCACAGTCGACCCACGATGTGGCCTACTATCAGAACTTTTCCATGCCCACGGAAGGAGAAGCAGGTGGTGTACCTTCCCATAACCAGGCATTTTATTCATTCGACATTGGTAATATCCACTTCCTATCACTGGACTCCTATGGTAAAGAAGACCAGGCCACCCGGTTGTATGATACTACCGGAGCACAGGTACAATGGATTAAAAAAGACCTGGAAACATTTAATAAAAAGGGGAAAGGCTGGGTCATCGCCTACTGGCATCATCCCCCGTATACTATGGGTTCTCATAACTCTGATAAAGAATATGAGCTGGTGAAGATCAGAGAAAACTTCATCAAGATCCTGGAACGTAATGGGGTGGACCTGATCCTTTGCGGTCACAGCCACCTGTACGAGCGCTCCAAACTGATGCAGGGACATTATGGTATGGAAGAAACTTTTGACTCCGCCAAACATGTGTTGAACCATTCCACCGCTTTATATGATGGCAGTAAGAATGCCTGCCCCTATATCAAAGACCCTGTAACGAACCTCGGCACTGTATACGTAGTAACAGGTTCTGCCGGCGCCTCAGGAGGAAAACAAGCCACCTACCCACATAATGCCATGTACTATTCCAACTACACCATTGGCGGTGCTTCTATGCTGGAAGTAGATGATAACCGCCTGGACTTTAAATGGATCTGTGCAGATGGTGAGATCAGAGATCATTTTGTGATGATGAAGGGCGTGAACAAAAAGAATACGATCCGCCTGAAGAAAGGGCAAAGCGTTACCCTCACCGCCTCTTTTACAGGTAAATATAAATGGAGCCAGAAAGGCGCTACTGGTAAAAGCATACAGGTAACACCCAAGGTGGGAAAAACAATATATGAGGTAAGCGATCCTTATAGTTGTGTGAAGGATGTATTTGAGGTGGTGGTTACAAAATAG
- a CDS encoding cytochrome-c peroxidase has product MQQYTPKKQFYAIRLITGFLVVVSCLVGLLSLSYPSSSAIGLAPTIAYYKTAAQDFATTTTRLQEALTAMDAKDPQSIHQAQETLKQCRLAYKHIEFFQEYFFPSAAIIYNGPAKVEVEEPYMEFHTPVGLQVIEALLFEKDVAAQQSALLQEVAVVQSSAQDLQAQLYGFTADDQQILESIRLELIRIYTLGLTGFDAPLLKSGVTESYEALQSMQQVLIPYVAQPTRYADSVTHYMNSSLQYLAAGTDFDTFDRLHFLTRHALPLQQYIGLLIREMQLELNTTDHVLNYDAPHLFSPGAINSHAFPNTGITPNASLVTLGKTLFHETALSGNNKVSCATCHQPAKHFTDGLATSVAFDGQSHVKRNAPTLLYAGLQHGQFWDARASSMEEQVKTVMLNPLEMNGNTTNTIRQLTGNQQYLKFFREAFPPAGDSLITLDKIAAAIAGYVRTLQPFNSAFDKYIAGNTTALSQQQINGFNLFMGKAQCGTCHFAPLFNGLVPPLYQLTELEVLGTPGNDQLNQPVADNDNGRYDIFPIEYYEQAFKTPTVRNVTATAPYMHNGAFATLEGVMDFYNKGGGLGLGLSVKHQTLSALPLNLSAQEIADVVSFLHALEDEGPY; this is encoded by the coding sequence ATGCAACAGTACACGCCAAAGAAGCAATTTTATGCCATCCGGCTCATTACCGGATTCCTGGTAGTAGTGTCCTGCCTGGTAGGGTTGTTAAGTCTTTCCTATCCATCCAGCTCCGCTATCGGTCTGGCACCTACAATAGCCTATTATAAAACAGCCGCCCAAGACTTTGCTACCACTACCACCCGTTTGCAGGAAGCATTAACAGCGATGGATGCCAAAGATCCGCAAAGCATCCACCAGGCTCAGGAAACACTTAAACAATGCAGGCTGGCTTATAAACACATAGAGTTTTTTCAGGAGTACTTTTTTCCCAGTGCAGCTATCATCTACAATGGGCCCGCTAAAGTAGAAGTAGAAGAGCCATATATGGAATTTCACACGCCGGTAGGGCTACAGGTGATAGAAGCCCTGTTGTTTGAAAAGGATGTGGCTGCCCAGCAAAGTGCGCTGTTACAGGAAGTGGCAGTGGTACAATCTTCCGCACAGGATTTACAGGCGCAACTCTATGGATTCACAGCAGACGATCAACAGATCCTGGAAAGCATACGCCTGGAGCTGATACGGATTTACACGCTGGGCCTCACCGGATTTGATGCACCGCTCCTCAAATCGGGAGTTACAGAATCCTATGAGGCGTTGCAGAGCATGCAACAGGTGTTAATCCCTTATGTAGCACAACCTACCCGTTATGCCGACAGTGTAACCCATTATATGAACAGCAGCCTGCAATATCTTGCTGCCGGCACGGATTTCGACACCTTTGACCGGTTGCATTTTCTGACCCGCCATGCATTGCCATTACAACAATATATTGGTTTGCTGATAAGGGAAATGCAACTTGAGTTAAATACAACTGATCATGTACTCAATTACGATGCCCCTCACCTATTTAGTCCCGGAGCCATTAACAGTCACGCATTTCCTAACACCGGAATTACTCCCAATGCCAGTCTGGTTACCCTTGGCAAAACACTTTTTCATGAAACGGCACTATCCGGCAATAACAAAGTAAGTTGTGCCACCTGCCATCAGCCAGCCAAACATTTTACAGATGGGCTGGCTACCAGTGTTGCATTTGACGGACAATCCCATGTTAAAAGGAATGCACCTACGTTATTATATGCAGGATTGCAGCATGGGCAATTCTGGGATGCCAGGGCCAGCAGTATGGAAGAGCAGGTAAAAACGGTGATGCTTAATCCGTTGGAGATGAATGGCAATACTACTAATACAATCCGTCAGCTGACAGGCAATCAGCAATACCTGAAGTTTTTCCGGGAAGCTTTTCCACCGGCCGGCGACAGTCTGATTACGCTGGACAAAATAGCCGCTGCCATTGCGGGATATGTACGTACCCTGCAGCCCTTTAACAGCGCATTTGATAAATATATAGCCGGCAACACTACCGCATTAAGCCAGCAACAAATCAATGGATTCAACTTATTCATGGGCAAGGCACAATGTGGCACCTGCCATTTTGCCCCACTATTCAACGGGCTGGTACCGCCGCTTTATCAGCTTACAGAACTGGAAGTCCTGGGTACACCCGGCAATGATCAGCTAAACCAACCGGTAGCCGACAATGATAATGGACGGTATGATATCTTTCCGATTGAATATTATGAACAGGCATTTAAAACACCTACAGTACGTAACGTTACAGCTACGGCTCCCTATATGCACAATGGCGCCTTTGCCACATTGGAAGGTGTAATGGATTTTTACAATAAAGGAGGTGGATTGGGGCTGGGATTATCCGTAAAGCATCAGACACTCTCTGCGTTACCATTAAATCTGTCGGCGCAGGAAATAGCCGATGTGGTGAGTTTCCTCCATGCCTTAGAAGATGAAGGCCCTTATTAA
- a CDS encoding copper-translocating P-type ATPase translates to MEHHHGHEHHQHTDKASSTPPEQEHQQHDHSTHDHAAMEADAHAHHKQHDSKGGHDEHAGHHTANFLTRFWWCMAVTVPVLLLSHMIQQWLGFEWTFPGDKYVLLVLSTFIFGYGGWPFLTGMVRELKWGNPGMMTLVAVAISTAYVYSVAVIFGLPGMDFFWELATLIDIMLLGHWLEMKSQMAASRALESLVALLPAVVHVERNGTVSDIPLKELKNEDVAMVKPGEKIPADGLIIEGSSYVNESMLTGESVPVKKEKDAKVIGGAVNGDGVLKVKVTGAGSDSYLNKVINMIQSAQGAKSNTQNLANKVAKWLTIVSISVGVITFIVWLTAGKELSFALERMVTVMVTSCPHALGVAIPLVVAISTTLSAVHGLLIRNRTAFENARKLTLIIFDKTGTLTKGTHEVQQVIPLNEQFTADELLQYAAAIQQNSEHHIAHGVMRKLKDKGLELWKSDNFQYMQGIGVTGTVNGKQVVAAGPNYFKQENRQMPAIPATVDQSTDTVNFVLIDGAPAGIITLADSIRETAAAAVASLKAMNIKSFLLTGDNEQVAAAVANKLQMDGYLANVLPHEKQSKVKEFQAKGEIVAMTGDGVNDAPALAQADVGIAIGSGTDVAAETADIILVNSDPQDVVQMIAFGKATYRKMIQNLIWAVGYNVIAIPLAAGILYPQFMLSPAMGAVLMSVSTIVVAINAKLLRVK, encoded by the coding sequence ATGGAGCACCATCACGGTCATGAACATCATCAGCACACTGACAAGGCCTCCTCCACACCACCGGAACAGGAGCATCAGCAACATGATCACAGTACGCATGATCATGCTGCCATGGAGGCGGATGCACATGCACATCACAAACAGCACGATAGTAAGGGAGGGCATGATGAGCATGCCGGACATCATACTGCCAATTTCCTGACCCGGTTCTGGTGGTGTATGGCAGTGACTGTACCAGTATTGCTGCTATCGCATATGATCCAGCAATGGCTCGGATTTGAGTGGACCTTTCCGGGAGATAAGTATGTATTGCTCGTGCTCAGCACATTTATTTTTGGCTATGGAGGGTGGCCTTTTCTGACGGGAATGGTCAGGGAACTGAAGTGGGGTAATCCCGGAATGATGACGCTGGTGGCGGTAGCTATTAGTACTGCATATGTATATAGTGTAGCCGTGATCTTTGGATTACCGGGAATGGATTTCTTTTGGGAGCTGGCTACTTTAATTGATATTATGCTGCTGGGGCACTGGCTGGAAATGAAGTCGCAGATGGCGGCTTCCCGTGCACTGGAATCGCTGGTAGCGTTGTTGCCAGCGGTGGTACATGTGGAGCGCAACGGAACGGTAAGTGATATTCCACTAAAAGAGTTGAAGAATGAAGATGTGGCGATGGTAAAACCCGGGGAAAAGATACCGGCCGACGGGCTGATTATTGAGGGGAGCTCTTACGTAAATGAAAGTATGCTCACCGGAGAAAGTGTCCCTGTAAAGAAAGAGAAGGATGCCAAAGTAATTGGAGGTGCGGTAAATGGAGACGGGGTACTGAAAGTAAAGGTAACGGGGGCAGGGAGCGACAGTTATCTGAACAAGGTGATCAACATGATCCAGTCTGCTCAGGGGGCCAAATCCAATACCCAGAACCTGGCCAACAAAGTAGCGAAATGGCTGACTATCGTTTCTATCAGCGTAGGGGTGATCACGTTTATTGTATGGCTTACTGCTGGCAAGGAGCTGTCTTTTGCGCTGGAGCGGATGGTAACGGTAATGGTTACTTCCTGCCCGCATGCGCTTGGGGTAGCTATTCCACTGGTAGTAGCGATTTCTACTACGCTGTCAGCGGTGCATGGATTGCTGATCCGTAACCGTACCGCTTTTGAAAATGCCCGGAAACTTACCCTGATTATTTTTGATAAAACAGGCACGCTTACCAAAGGAACACATGAGGTACAACAGGTGATCCCGTTGAATGAGCAGTTTACCGCAGATGAATTACTGCAATATGCCGCTGCGATTCAGCAAAACTCTGAACATCATATTGCACATGGCGTGATGCGCAAGCTGAAAGATAAAGGATTGGAATTATGGAAGTCGGACAATTTTCAATATATGCAGGGTATAGGCGTTACCGGTACCGTCAATGGAAAACAGGTAGTAGCTGCCGGTCCCAACTACTTTAAACAGGAGAACAGACAGATGCCTGCTATCCCTGCAACGGTGGATCAGTCGACCGATACCGTCAATTTTGTGCTGATTGATGGTGCGCCGGCAGGTATTATTACGCTGGCCGACAGTATCCGGGAAACTGCAGCGGCTGCAGTGGCATCGCTGAAAGCCATGAACATAAAATCTTTTTTGCTGACAGGAGATAATGAGCAGGTAGCTGCAGCGGTGGCCAACAAATTGCAGATGGATGGTTATCTGGCGAATGTGCTGCCCCACGAAAAACAAAGTAAGGTAAAAGAATTTCAGGCTAAAGGGGAGATCGTAGCTATGACAGGCGACGGGGTAAATGATGCTCCGGCGCTGGCGCAGGCGGATGTAGGCATAGCGATAGGATCCGGGACAGATGTAGCTGCAGAAACAGCCGATATCATCCTGGTCAACAGTGACCCGCAGGATGTGGTGCAAATGATTGCTTTCGGGAAAGCTACCTACCGCAAAATGATTCAGAACCTGATCTGGGCGGTAGGATACAACGTAATTGCCATTCCGCTGGCGGCGGGGATACTTTATCCGCAGTTTATGTTAAGTCCTGCTATGGGGGCAGTATTAATGAGTGTGAGTACAATCGTAGTGGCCATTAATGCCAAACTGCTGCGGGTGAAATAA
- a CDS encoding pyridoxal phosphate-dependent aminotransferase, protein MPVVSQRGQQMPPSPIRKLVPFAEAAKKKGLRVYHLNIGQPDIVSPQPILDAVRQSDFKILEYSHSAGNESYRRKLTDYYARFNIPVQHDQIIVTTGGSEAIVFALLACLNPGEEVLVPEPFYANYNGFAIQAGVHVRTVTSTIEDGFALPSLAAFEKAITPRTKAIMICNPNNPTGYLYSRQELELLKQLCLQHNLFLLSDEAYREFCYNGTQVSALHLTDMDDKVVLMDTISKRYSACGGRIGALVTRNQEVLDTVMKFAQARLSPPTFAQIAGEAAVDMPMDYFDEIRMEYQHRRDLLVRMLNDIPGVYCPNPEGAFYVMARFPIDDADRFCQWILEEFNYEGQTVMLSSGTGFYATPGLGINQVRMAYVLNQEAITNAMHCLRHALEVYPGSTL, encoded by the coding sequence ATGCCTGTTGTCAGTCAGCGGGGACAGCAAATGCCTCCCTCGCCTATCAGAAAATTAGTCCCGTTTGCAGAAGCTGCAAAAAAGAAAGGACTCCGGGTGTACCACCTGAATATTGGTCAGCCCGACATTGTCTCTCCACAGCCTATCCTGGATGCGGTTAGACAATCCGATTTTAAAATCCTGGAATATAGTCATAGCGCAGGTAATGAAAGTTACCGCCGTAAGCTGACAGACTACTATGCCCGGTTCAATATCCCGGTACAACATGATCAGATCATTGTTACCACCGGCGGCTCCGAGGCCATTGTATTTGCATTGCTGGCCTGTCTGAATCCGGGAGAAGAAGTACTGGTACCAGAACCATTCTACGCCAACTATAACGGGTTTGCGATACAGGCTGGTGTGCATGTTCGTACGGTTACCTCAACGATAGAAGATGGCTTTGCACTACCCTCTCTCGCAGCCTTTGAAAAAGCCATTACTCCCCGGACAAAAGCCATCATGATCTGCAATCCCAACAACCCTACCGGCTATCTTTACAGCCGTCAGGAGCTGGAATTGCTGAAACAGCTATGCCTGCAGCATAACCTGTTCCTGCTTTCTGATGAAGCTTACCGGGAGTTTTGTTATAATGGCACACAGGTATCTGCCCTGCATCTTACTGATATGGATGACAAGGTAGTACTGATGGATACTATTTCCAAGAGGTACAGCGCCTGCGGCGGACGTATTGGCGCACTCGTTACCCGCAATCAGGAAGTGCTGGATACGGTAATGAAGTTTGCACAGGCGCGTTTAAGTCCGCCTACCTTTGCACAGATAGCAGGAGAAGCGGCAGTGGATATGCCCATGGATTATTTTGATGAGATCAGAATGGAATACCAGCACCGCCGTGATCTGCTGGTGCGTATGCTGAATGATATACCAGGTGTATACTGTCCTAACCCCGAAGGGGCTTTTTATGTAATGGCCCGTTTTCCGATTGATGATGCTGACCGCTTTTGTCAGTGGATACTGGAGGAATTCAATTACGAGGGGCAAACAGTGATGCTCTCTTCCGGTACCGGGTTTTATGCCACCCCCGGCTTAGGTATCAACCAGGTAAGAATGGCTTATGTATTAAATCAGGAAGCCATTACTAATGCGATGCATTGCCTGCGGCATGCACTGGAAGTATATCCTGGCAGCACCCTGTAA